In Gimesia benthica, a single window of DNA contains:
- a CDS encoding beta/alpha barrel domain-containing protein yields the protein MQNPASLPRYDRLQTYQWNYEHAPEPCELEIPAVPGNWSFCGLPVPSPLGIPAGPLLNGKWVLYYASLGFDVLTYKTVRSSARECYPLPNLQPVTAASMTGQESQVTLTDQMQGSWAVSFGMPSAAPEIWRDDITRTRELLPAEKILSVSVVGSLQPGWSLEDLAEDYALCARWALESGADCIETNFSCPNVCTRDGQLYQQPEAATLVASRVREAIGDTPYLIKIGHLTQEQTALEFLQAVAPFATAIVMTNSVATTVTDAQGTPLFNGEQRGICGAVTREASLHQLKCFARLIADLPQNVKRPELVSCGGISTAEDVREFLNAGAQATHLATAAMIDPLIARQIRAELVQKAS from the coding sequence ATGCAGAACCCTGCCTCCCTGCCCCGCTACGATCGCCTGCAGACTTACCAGTGGAACTACGAGCATGCCCCCGAACCGTGCGAACTTGAGATCCCAGCTGTTCCGGGCAACTGGAGCTTCTGTGGTCTCCCGGTCCCCTCACCACTGGGCATCCCCGCCGGTCCGCTGCTCAATGGAAAATGGGTCCTGTACTACGCCAGCCTGGGCTTCGATGTGTTGACCTACAAAACAGTTCGCTCGTCTGCACGGGAATGCTACCCGCTTCCCAACCTGCAGCCTGTAACTGCAGCTTCCATGACAGGTCAGGAATCGCAGGTCACCCTCACCGACCAGATGCAGGGGAGCTGGGCCGTCTCTTTCGGTATGCCTTCCGCCGCTCCGGAAATCTGGCGCGACGATATCACCCGCACCCGCGAGTTACTGCCTGCTGAAAAAATCCTGTCGGTCTCCGTGGTCGGCAGTCTCCAGCCTGGCTGGTCTCTGGAAGACCTCGCTGAGGATTACGCACTCTGTGCCCGCTGGGCCCTTGAGAGCGGAGCCGACTGTATAGAAACGAACTTCTCCTGCCCCAATGTCTGCACCCGCGACGGACAGTTATATCAGCAACCAGAGGCCGCCACTCTGGTCGCCAGTCGCGTCCGAGAGGCGATCGGCGACACTCCTTACCTGATCAAAATCGGACATCTAACTCAGGAACAGACCGCCCTTGAATTCCTGCAGGCGGTCGCTCCCTTCGCGACAGCAATCGTGATGACCAACAGTGTCGCCACTACGGTCACCGATGCCCAGGGCACTCCCTTATTCAACGGGGAGCAGCGGGGAATCTGCGGTGCCGTTACCCGTGAAGCCTCTCTGCACCAGCTAAAATGCTTTGCCCGACTGATCGCAGATTTACCTCAAAATGTAAAGCGTCCGGAACTGGTCTCCTGTGGCGGCATCAGTACAGCAGAGGATGTCAGAGAGTTCCTGAACGCCGGTGCCCAGGCCACTCATCTGGCGACGGCGGCGATGATCGACCCGCTGATTGCCCGGCAGATCCGTGCAGAACTCGTGCAAAAAGCGTCTTGA
- a CDS encoding TetR/AcrR family transcriptional regulator, giving the protein MSSTDTSAISPKKEVSSQEAILKAAIEEFAERGVEGARIEAVARQANFNKSLIYRYFTDKQGLFEAALQNKLQERSDTVEKIPIDITEILQYYFEENLRDQNYVRVLLNEAQQNEGAPLIDEPWRREYYQNHINRLKKSQEAGIVSDEFDPVCLMLIFTALVFFPATLPQLAQLISGHPVDSPEFQEHWKNCLSIFGKLFQPQPPDDK; this is encoded by the coding sequence ATGTCGTCAACTGATACCAGTGCAATCTCCCCCAAAAAAGAAGTCTCTTCCCAGGAAGCCATCCTGAAGGCGGCGATTGAAGAGTTCGCCGAACGGGGAGTCGAGGGAGCCCGAATTGAAGCGGTCGCCCGACAGGCCAACTTCAACAAATCACTGATCTATCGCTATTTCACTGATAAACAGGGCCTCTTTGAAGCCGCCCTGCAGAACAAACTCCAGGAACGCAGCGACACCGTCGAAAAGATTCCTATCGATATCACCGAGATTCTGCAGTACTACTTTGAAGAGAATCTACGCGACCAGAACTATGTTCGCGTTCTGCTGAATGAAGCCCAGCAGAATGAGGGGGCTCCCCTGATTGATGAGCCCTGGCGACGGGAATACTACCAGAATCACATCAACCGTCTAAAAAAATCGCAGGAAGCGGGCATCGTCTCTGACGAGTTCGATCCGGTCTGCCTGATGTTGATTTTTACTGCCCTGGTCTTTTTTCCGGCCACGCTGCCCCAGCTGGCGCAGCTGATTTCCGGACACCCGGTTGATTCCCCAGAATTTCAGGAACACTGGAAGAACTGCCTGTCAATCTTCGGAAAGCTGTTTCAACCACAGCCCCCCGACGACAAATAA
- a CDS encoding carboxy terminal-processing peptidase: MKLNPPSKAASALSLCMVLLLGTAIFAQQASVSDSSNDSVTAKRVCAMVSRFHISGKPINDEISAKLMKRFIKQLDPQKLYFYKSDIEQFEAEKDQLDDKLAVGDVSFAYNAFDLYLQRLQERMDYAQQLVDVDHDFTVDESIIVDAKDLDFAKDQNEMNERWRKRVKYDLLNLILDDTELAKAREQLHKRYRNNLRTMAQTEKPEKLEMYLSALTHCFDPHSSYMSPQTLEDFRISMELSLDGIGAALRSEEGYTVVAEIVPGGAADADGRLKAGDKIVGVAQEDGEFVDVVEMKLSKVVRYIRGKRGTVVQLRVKKEKNNAMEVYKLTRKKIELSTSEVKGKIIDTGERLPGKTGRIGVISIPSFYRDFRGAQRGDENFKSTARDVRQVLYDFRDQGGVDGVVIDLRFNGGGALSEAIEVSGLFVDEGPVVQVKQMDGERKIHSDVEPGAVYTGPLVVVCNRLSASASEIFAGVIKDYKRGIIIGDTTTHGKGTVQNVMPVSNQMFSFLKGQDLGALKLTINQFYRVNGDSTQNRGVRSDIVLPSLIDNMDLGESFLDDAMEFDKTEIAPHESLGMVSPKILDYLKQASTKRVVADKDFKETQDEINKYLKKKNQKTISLVEAERRKELSKDKEDKKKEDEKKDEAADKDIFKKDHYNDEILNITVDYMNVLKNMNTVQR, translated from the coding sequence ATGAAGTTAAATCCTCCCTCAAAAGCAGCCTCTGCTCTCAGTCTCTGCATGGTCCTCTTGCTGGGAACCGCAATCTTCGCTCAGCAGGCCTCTGTCTCGGACTCTTCGAATGACTCTGTCACCGCCAAACGCGTCTGTGCCATGGTCAGTCGGTTCCACATCAGCGGCAAACCCATCAATGACGAGATCTCGGCGAAACTGATGAAACGTTTCATCAAACAGCTCGATCCACAGAAGCTCTACTTCTACAAATCCGACATCGAGCAATTTGAGGCGGAAAAAGACCAGCTGGACGACAAACTGGCCGTTGGCGATGTCAGCTTTGCTTACAATGCTTTTGACCTCTACCTCCAGCGTCTGCAGGAGCGGATGGACTACGCACAGCAGCTCGTCGATGTCGATCATGACTTCACCGTCGATGAATCGATCATCGTGGATGCCAAAGATCTCGATTTTGCCAAAGATCAGAACGAGATGAACGAACGCTGGAGAAAACGGGTCAAATACGATCTGCTCAACCTGATTCTGGATGACACCGAACTCGCGAAAGCCCGCGAGCAGTTACACAAACGTTATCGCAACAATCTCCGCACCATGGCTCAGACTGAAAAGCCTGAGAAACTGGAGATGTACCTCAGCGCCCTGACTCACTGCTTCGATCCCCACTCCAGCTACATGTCTCCCCAGACACTGGAAGATTTCCGGATCAGCATGGAACTCAGCCTCGATGGAATCGGTGCCGCTCTGCGTTCCGAAGAAGGTTATACCGTCGTTGCTGAAATCGTGCCCGGTGGTGCAGCCGATGCAGACGGTCGCCTCAAAGCAGGCGACAAAATCGTTGGTGTCGCCCAGGAAGATGGCGAGTTCGTCGACGTTGTCGAAATGAAACTCAGCAAAGTTGTACGTTACATCCGTGGCAAACGAGGCACCGTAGTTCAACTGCGGGTCAAAAAAGAGAAAAACAATGCCATGGAAGTTTACAAACTGACCCGGAAGAAGATCGAACTGAGCACTTCCGAAGTCAAAGGGAAAATTATCGATACTGGAGAACGTCTCCCCGGCAAGACCGGACGCATCGGCGTGATCAGCATCCCTTCGTTCTATCGGGATTTCCGTGGAGCACAACGGGGTGATGAGAACTTCAAGAGTACCGCCCGCGATGTCCGTCAGGTACTTTACGACTTCCGTGATCAGGGTGGCGTCGATGGCGTTGTTATCGATCTGCGGTTCAACGGTGGTGGTGCACTCAGCGAAGCCATCGAAGTCTCCGGTCTGTTTGTTGACGAAGGTCCTGTCGTGCAGGTCAAGCAGATGGACGGCGAACGCAAAATCCACAGCGACGTTGAACCGGGTGCAGTTTACACCGGTCCGCTGGTTGTGGTCTGTAATCGCCTCTCCGCCTCTGCTTCCGAGATCTTTGCCGGCGTCATCAAAGACTACAAGCGTGGCATCATCATCGGTGATACCACCACTCACGGTAAAGGAACGGTACAGAACGTAATGCCGGTCAGCAACCAGATGTTCTCCTTTCTCAAAGGCCAGGACCTGGGTGCTCTGAAACTGACCATCAACCAGTTCTACCGCGTCAACGGCGACAGTACTCAGAACCGGGGCGTCCGTTCCGATATCGTTCTGCCTTCGCTGATCGACAATATGGACCTGGGTGAATCCTTCCTGGATGATGCAATGGAGTTCGACAAAACCGAAATCGCTCCACACGAATCGCTGGGAATGGTCAGTCCGAAAATCCTGGATTACCTGAAGCAGGCCAGCACCAAACGTGTTGTGGCTGACAAAGATTTCAAAGAAACCCAGGATGAAATCAATAAGTATCTGAAAAAGAAAAATCAGAAAACCATCTCTCTGGTCGAAGCCGAACGGCGTAAAGAGCTGTCAAAAGACAAAGAGGATAAGAAAAAAGAAGACGAGAAGAAGGACGAAGCAGCCGACAAAGACATCTTCAAGAAGGATCACTACAACGATGAGATCCTGAATATCACTGTCGACTACATGAACGTGCTCAAAAACATGAACACAGTCCAACGCTAG
- a CDS encoding ABC transporter ATP-binding protein gives MNAIVVRNLEKTYKVYQKNEGVFASLKGLWKREHKTVHAVTDVSFTIEQGEIVAFLGPNGAGKTTTLKLLSGLIFPSAGEATVLGHVPWKRENEYRRRFSLVMGQKNQLWWDLPAQESFRLHKEIYRIDPQQYDRRIDELTSLLEVKHLIGQPVRELSLGERMRMELIAALLHRPDVLLLDEPTIGLDVVSQRRVQEFLKYYQNEQKTTVVLTSHYMKDVEALCKRAIIINQGSIKHDGPLSDILDRFSNYKIMDVQFDGDDMPRDFSQWGEVLENEAPRVKLKVPRNKIPEILSSLLAKYRILDVGVQERPLEEVIAEVFTEHKETSDYQQAQSLEPTTTE, from the coding sequence ATGAATGCCATTGTCGTCCGAAATCTTGAGAAAACGTACAAAGTCTACCAGAAAAACGAAGGGGTTTTTGCCTCTTTGAAAGGCCTCTGGAAGCGCGAGCATAAAACCGTTCATGCGGTGACCGATGTCAGTTTCACCATCGAACAGGGGGAAATCGTCGCTTTCCTCGGTCCGAATGGCGCAGGCAAAACCACAACCCTGAAACTCCTCTCAGGACTGATTTTTCCCTCAGCAGGCGAAGCCACCGTGTTGGGACACGTTCCCTGGAAACGCGAGAACGAATACCGTCGCCGCTTCTCGCTGGTCATGGGACAGAAGAACCAGCTCTGGTGGGACCTTCCGGCACAGGAATCTTTCCGGCTGCACAAAGAGATCTACCGCATCGACCCACAGCAGTATGATCGCCGGATCGATGAACTCACCAGCCTGCTCGAAGTCAAACATCTGATCGGCCAGCCGGTCCGCGAACTTTCCCTCGGGGAGCGGATGCGCATGGAACTCATCGCCGCCCTGCTGCACCGCCCTGATGTTCTGCTGCTCGACGAACCCACGATCGGCCTGGACGTCGTCTCTCAACGCCGCGTGCAGGAATTTCTGAAATACTACCAGAACGAGCAGAAGACGACGGTCGTACTCACCAGTCATTACATGAAAGATGTGGAAGCCCTCTGCAAACGGGCCATCATCATCAACCAGGGAAGCATCAAGCATGATGGCCCCTTAAGCGACATTCTCGACCGCTTCAGCAATTATAAAATCATGGACGTCCAGTTTGACGGTGATGACATGCCCCGCGACTTCTCCCAATGGGGAGAAGTCCTCGAAAATGAAGCGCCACGCGTGAAACTCAAAGTACCCCGGAATAAAATTCCGGAGATCCTCTCCAGCCTGCTCGCGAAATACCGTATCCTCGATGTCGGCGTCCAGGAACGCCCCCTCGAAGAAGTAATCGCAGAAGTCTTTACCGAACACAAAGAGACGTCGGACTACCAGCAGGCCCAGAGTCTGGAGCCGACAACAACCGAGTAA
- a CDS encoding DUF1559 domain-containing protein, with product MVCRQRLKRGFTLIELLVVIAIIAILIALLLPAVQQAREAARRTQCKNNMKQFGLAMHNYHEAHSTFPLGTSVNFSTSSGGGNFISNGIVMMLPYFDQTNLSNLYNQTIAWENQSAAAARTVVPTFVCPSNVGQNPITDSALGALSLPVGNTFGITTYALCRGSNIGWCSSSNHPSTVRGMFDLNRGAKMRDIIDGSSNTIAMGEAGTGPQFKLCEGQGCTTAASPVVEASQAWIVAQPPNTDFKPVLGARASIFGSTADRINKNATTETLIDLAGYSTCSLSGADATSNFRSQHIGGCHFLYADGSVHFISENVDLGTYQALSTIGGGEVVETP from the coding sequence ATGGTATGTCGTCAACGTCTGAAGCGAGGCTTCACTCTCATCGAGTTGCTGGTCGTAATTGCCATCATTGCAATTCTGATCGCACTGTTACTCCCTGCAGTTCAACAGGCCCGGGAAGCGGCCCGTCGTACGCAGTGTAAGAACAACATGAAACAGTTCGGTCTGGCGATGCACAACTATCACGAAGCGCACAGCACGTTTCCGCTGGGGACGAGCGTTAATTTCAGCACTTCTTCCGGGGGAGGTAACTTTATCTCCAACGGGATCGTGATGATGCTGCCTTATTTCGATCAGACCAACCTTTCGAATCTCTACAATCAGACGATCGCCTGGGAAAACCAGTCCGCTGCTGCAGCCCGGACCGTGGTGCCTACGTTTGTCTGTCCTTCGAATGTCGGACAGAACCCGATTACCGACTCAGCTTTGGGGGCCTTAAGTCTGCCTGTGGGCAATACATTTGGTATCACCACCTATGCGCTCTGTCGCGGATCGAATATCGGCTGGTGCAGTTCGAGCAATCATCCCAGTACCGTCAGAGGGATGTTTGACCTGAACCGCGGTGCCAAGATGCGGGATATCATCGACGGTTCCAGCAATACGATCGCGATGGGAGAAGCAGGGACCGGCCCCCAGTTCAAGTTGTGTGAAGGACAGGGTTGTACCACAGCGGCTTCACCGGTGGTTGAAGCTTCTCAAGCCTGGATTGTCGCACAGCCACCCAATACTGACTTCAAACCTGTGCTCGGGGCCCGGGCCAGTATTTTCGGGAGTACGGCAGATCGAATCAATAAGAATGCTACTACAGAGACACTGATTGATCTGGCAGGTTATTCCACCTGTTCCTTGAGTGGCGCGGATGCGACCAGTAACTTCCGCAGTCAGCACATTGGTGGCTGTCATTTCCTGTATGCCGACGGTTCCGTGCATTTCATCAGTGAAAACGTTGACCTGGGAACCTACCAGGCGCTGTCTACGATTGGCGGAGGCGAAGTCGTCGAGACTCCGTAG
- a CDS encoding parallel beta-helix domain-containing protein yields the protein MNMLSRPGTRVHSVLLLCLWTGLVCLTTVSSTHAAAPRELKPATYTFRPGPEFQFEFQERLIEAVPGDILELKAGTYHLHSGLNLVTDNVTIRGAGQDKTILSFKNQRDGSFGLLASGDNLVLENFAVEDTSHNAIKVLGAENVTFRGVRTEWTDGPKTTNGAYGLYPVQCRNVLIENCIAIGAADAGIYVGQSTDVVVRGSRAEANVAGIEIENTINADVYDNVVTNNTGGLLVFDLPGLPQKNGRHVRAFRNHIFKNNLANFAPKGNMVASVPAGSGVLIMATDEVEVFENRIEDNRSFSVSVVSFLIYGKKLKDPHYDPFPEQVYIHDNTIKGGGTDPDGELGLLLKSIVGTPLPAIVYDGVTGPSQQKGKQAAKTRSLTLANNGEVGFLNIDFSNLTPANIATGKYRPSGDLAPFEGTLESLKPVKLKPHGIPNLSQNTTLNVYYDAPRKLSELKLFKGNGADQQPAAGVIPYDLITTLFTDYTSKHRFIRLPPGKQISYQQSGVLEFPVGTMLIKTFAYPKDMRDSQVGERLLETRVEFLEPTGWYGYSYIWNEAQTDAELSLGGGEVEVDWIHADGQPRSTRHLVPNANQCLSCHSHHDKYVPIGPTAANLNRMFDYAHGAENQLAYLKRNDLIKDCPEPDAIERLPAFADAHSGNVNERVRAYLSVNCGHCHSPGGNARTTGLDLRYLQQDPAKIGVWKTPVAAGRGSGGRSYDIVPGAPEKSILMHRLQSNDLAARMPNIGNRIVHQEAVELIRQWISKMESTNDEAAQ from the coding sequence ATGAATATGCTTTCTCGCCCGGGCACTCGAGTTCACTCCGTTTTGCTGTTGTGTCTGTGGACCGGTCTGGTCTGCCTGACCACTGTCTCTTCTACACATGCGGCCGCGCCGAGAGAACTGAAGCCGGCCACATACACGTTCCGTCCGGGGCCTGAGTTTCAGTTTGAATTCCAGGAACGCCTGATCGAAGCGGTGCCGGGAGATATCCTGGAGCTGAAGGCGGGGACTTACCATCTGCATTCGGGGCTGAACCTGGTGACGGATAATGTCACGATCCGGGGGGCGGGCCAGGATAAGACGATTCTCTCTTTCAAAAACCAGCGGGACGGGAGTTTTGGATTGCTGGCCAGCGGCGATAACCTGGTGCTGGAAAATTTTGCCGTCGAAGATACGAGCCATAATGCGATCAAAGTCCTGGGGGCGGAGAACGTAACCTTTCGCGGGGTGCGTACCGAGTGGACCGACGGACCGAAAACAACCAATGGTGCGTATGGCCTCTACCCGGTTCAATGCAGGAACGTGTTAATCGAGAACTGCATCGCGATTGGAGCCGCGGATGCGGGGATCTATGTGGGGCAGTCGACCGATGTGGTCGTACGCGGTTCTCGCGCGGAGGCGAATGTAGCGGGGATTGAAATCGAGAATACGATCAACGCCGACGTGTATGATAACGTGGTCACGAATAATACCGGCGGTCTGCTGGTGTTCGATCTGCCGGGACTGCCTCAGAAGAACGGACGTCATGTGCGGGCGTTTCGGAATCATATTTTCAAGAATAATCTGGCCAACTTCGCCCCGAAAGGGAACATGGTGGCTTCCGTGCCCGCGGGGTCGGGGGTGCTGATCATGGCGACCGACGAGGTCGAAGTGTTTGAGAATCGCATTGAAGACAATCGCTCCTTCAGTGTGTCGGTTGTCAGTTTTCTGATCTATGGCAAAAAGCTGAAAGATCCACATTACGATCCATTTCCGGAGCAGGTTTACATTCACGACAACACGATTAAAGGGGGAGGCACCGATCCGGATGGCGAACTGGGACTGCTGCTGAAATCGATTGTGGGAACGCCTCTGCCCGCGATTGTCTATGACGGGGTGACAGGACCCTCTCAACAGAAGGGGAAGCAGGCAGCGAAAACGAGAAGCCTTACACTAGCCAACAATGGAGAAGTTGGATTTCTGAATATCGATTTCAGTAATCTGACACCTGCGAATATTGCGACAGGCAAATACCGTCCGAGTGGAGATCTGGCACCGTTTGAAGGCACGCTGGAGTCATTGAAGCCGGTCAAACTCAAGCCACATGGGATTCCCAATCTTTCGCAGAACACCACTTTGAACGTGTATTATGATGCACCCCGCAAGCTTTCTGAATTGAAACTGTTTAAAGGGAACGGAGCTGATCAACAGCCAGCTGCCGGTGTGATTCCTTATGACTTAATCACGACTTTGTTTACCGATTACACTTCCAAACACCGGTTTATCCGACTCCCGCCGGGGAAGCAGATCAGTTATCAGCAGTCGGGTGTGCTTGAGTTTCCAGTGGGCACGATGCTGATCAAGACCTTTGCCTATCCCAAGGATATGCGCGATTCGCAGGTGGGAGAACGACTGCTGGAAACGCGAGTCGAATTTCTGGAACCGACGGGCTGGTATGGTTACTCCTATATCTGGAATGAGGCACAGACGGACGCCGAGTTAAGTCTGGGAGGGGGCGAAGTCGAAGTCGACTGGATTCATGCAGACGGCCAGCCACGTTCGACGCGGCATCTGGTGCCGAATGCGAATCAGTGTCTGAGTTGTCACAGTCACCACGATAAGTACGTCCCCATCGGACCGACGGCTGCGAATCTGAACCGGATGTTCGACTATGCCCACGGGGCAGAGAATCAGCTGGCCTACCTGAAACGGAATGATCTGATCAAGGATTGCCCGGAGCCCGATGCGATTGAGCGGCTGCCGGCTTTTGCTGATGCCCACTCGGGTAATGTCAACGAGCGGGTGCGGGCGTATCTCTCGGTGAATTGCGGACACTGTCACAGTCCCGGTGGAAATGCACGGACCACTGGTCTCGATCTGCGGTACCTGCAACAGGATCCTGCGAAGATCGGTGTCTGGAAAACGCCAGTGGCGGCGGGACGGGGTTCCGGTGGACGGAGCT
- a CDS encoding aldehyde dehydrogenase family protein: MIQQQPHVSDEAAPAVAQALLDLTTDDSPRSLPLEERMRLTRECLSCLSTAAREWVSLSCRAKRIPEGSPVRAEEVLAGPVSVARYLQVLLLSFKSIARTGAPPLPGTPVDSKTGLTRVPVFPASGIYDSLVFYGLKAEAWLNRSEGNSGLFDLSVLENHARPLTLVLGAGNVSAIPATDVLTKILQEGERVLLKMNPVNEYLQPVFERAFQPLIAAGLLRIVCGDSGIGASLVEQPVFERIHITGSTQTHDAIVWGATSDERSTRKEENQPRLQVPITSELGNVSPWIVVPGEYSEKQLRFQAENVVASIVNNASFNCLATKLIVTAAHWKQRDRFLSLIEERLSQIPPRYAYYPGAADRWDRFAGELPPDEEYLPWKLMRDADPSESPHLFQEESFVCVCAETALGGDSAVEFLGRAVSFVNEEVWGTLCATITVPDRFRKQQADQLEQAIARLNYGAVAINHWPALNYAFMTTPWGGAPGADLRDVASGIGNVHNTYFLAGVEKTVLFGPLTLIPHPVWFASHPHPEAVGWRLFDLYTRPSLGGLMKVGLSVVKP, encoded by the coding sequence ATGATTCAGCAACAACCACACGTCTCTGACGAAGCAGCGCCTGCGGTAGCGCAGGCGCTGCTGGATCTGACGACAGACGATTCCCCACGCTCGCTCCCGCTGGAGGAGCGGATGCGGTTGACGCGTGAATGCCTCTCCTGCCTGTCAACAGCGGCGCGAGAGTGGGTTAGTCTGTCCTGCCGGGCCAAACGGATTCCTGAAGGGAGCCCGGTTCGTGCAGAGGAGGTGCTGGCGGGACCGGTCTCGGTGGCCCGTTACCTGCAGGTTCTGCTCTTGAGCTTCAAGTCCATCGCACGGACGGGAGCACCACCACTGCCGGGAACACCGGTGGATTCGAAGACGGGTCTGACACGGGTTCCTGTGTTTCCTGCGTCTGGCATTTATGATTCACTGGTCTTTTACGGATTGAAAGCAGAAGCCTGGTTAAATCGTTCTGAAGGTAATAGTGGGCTGTTCGATCTGTCTGTTTTGGAGAATCATGCTCGGCCTTTAACTCTGGTGCTGGGGGCGGGAAATGTTTCTGCGATCCCTGCGACGGATGTATTGACAAAGATCCTGCAGGAAGGAGAGCGGGTTCTGTTGAAAATGAATCCGGTCAATGAATATTTACAGCCGGTGTTTGAGCGGGCCTTTCAACCGTTGATTGCTGCGGGGCTCTTGCGAATTGTCTGTGGTGACAGCGGCATCGGCGCGTCACTGGTCGAGCAGCCGGTGTTCGAACGAATTCATATTACCGGCTCGACGCAGACACATGATGCGATTGTCTGGGGCGCGACTAGTGACGAACGCAGTACGCGGAAGGAAGAGAATCAGCCGCGCCTCCAAGTGCCTATTACCAGTGAACTGGGAAATGTCTCGCCGTGGATTGTGGTTCCCGGCGAGTATTCTGAGAAGCAGCTGCGGTTCCAGGCGGAAAACGTGGTCGCCTCGATTGTGAATAATGCTTCGTTCAACTGCCTGGCCACCAAGCTGATTGTCACTGCGGCTCATTGGAAACAGCGCGACCGTTTTCTATCACTGATTGAAGAACGGCTGTCACAGATACCGCCCCGCTATGCATATTATCCGGGAGCGGCAGACCGCTGGGATCGCTTTGCCGGTGAGTTGCCTCCCGATGAAGAATATCTGCCCTGGAAACTGATGCGGGATGCGGATCCCAGTGAATCGCCTCATCTGTTTCAGGAAGAGTCGTTTGTCTGCGTCTGTGCGGAGACGGCTCTCGGGGGGGATTCGGCGGTTGAATTTCTGGGACGTGCCGTTTCGTTTGTGAACGAGGAAGTCTGGGGGACCCTCTGTGCCACGATCACGGTACCGGACCGGTTTCGCAAACAACAGGCAGATCAACTGGAGCAGGCAATTGCCCGGTTGAATTACGGTGCGGTTGCGATCAACCACTGGCCGGCATTGAATTATGCGTTCATGACAACGCCCTGGGGCGGGGCTCCTGGAGCCGATCTGCGGGATGTCGCCAGCGGGATCGGAAATGTGCACAACACCTACTTCCTGGCCGGTGTGGAAAAAACGGTTCTGTTCGGGCCGCTGACTTTGATTCCGCATCCGGTCTGGTTTGCTTCGCATCCCCATCCGGAAGCGGTGGGCTGGCGATTGTTTGATCTATATACCCGACCTTCGCTGGGTGGTTTGATGAAGGTCGGGCTCTCTGTGGTGAAGCCTTAG
- a CDS encoding ABC transporter permease has product MIASLRTNWIILKTSIEERLVYRGDFVFATFVRFLPIVTQIFLWGAIYGIHTAKPISNIKGYNYQEMVAYYLLVMVGRAFSSMPGLANGIANDVRDGTIKKYLIQPIDMLGYLFWARMAHKLVYYMVALGPFILLFYLCRDYFSGWPDAFTIIAWILSLLMAFLVGFLIESLIGLIAFWFLEVSSLIFIYMMLNYFLSGHMIPLDLFPEPLSQWMQLLPFKYLAYFPGTVILGKYTHQELIIELSIEIVWIVVLFSLNRIAFQRGIRRYSAFGG; this is encoded by the coding sequence ATGATCGCCAGCCTGCGGACTAACTGGATCATCCTCAAAACATCAATCGAAGAACGACTGGTGTACCGGGGAGATTTCGTCTTCGCGACCTTCGTCCGCTTCCTGCCAATCGTCACTCAGATCTTCCTGTGGGGCGCCATTTACGGCATCCACACGGCCAAGCCGATCAGTAATATTAAAGGCTACAACTACCAGGAAATGGTCGCTTATTACCTGCTGGTTATGGTCGGACGTGCCTTTTCCAGCATGCCCGGTCTGGCCAATGGCATCGCCAACGATGTGCGGGATGGCACCATTAAAAAATATCTGATTCAGCCGATCGATATGCTGGGCTATCTGTTCTGGGCCCGCATGGCTCACAAGCTGGTGTACTACATGGTCGCCCTCGGTCCGTTTATCCTGCTCTTCTACCTCTGTCGGGATTACTTCTCGGGCTGGCCGGATGCCTTTACGATTATTGCCTGGATCCTCTCCCTGCTGATGGCCTTTCTCGTCGGTTTCCTGATTGAGTCACTCATCGGCCTGATTGCGTTCTGGTTTCTGGAAGTCAGCTCGTTGATCTTTATCTATATGATGCTCAACTACTTCCTTTCAGGCCACATGATTCCCCTGGACCTCTTTCCGGAACCGCTGAGCCAGTGGATGCAACTGCTGCCATTCAAATATCTGGCGTACTTTCCCGGGACTGTCATTCTAGGGAAATATACCCATCAGGAACTGATCATCGAATTGTCCATTGAAATTGTCTGGATTGTCGTCCTGTTTTCACTGAATCGGATCGCATTCCAGCGGGGTATCCGCCGTTACAGTGCCTTTGGTGGATAA